The Rhizoctonia solani chromosome 4, complete sequence genome contains a region encoding:
- a CDS encoding RasGEF domain-containing protein, with product MFNAKLSGGFQGRERSESASRVNTPTPGNVGSDSSLFRRSLVPNSANSTINLPGYESSNDTELEEGGEGPATVFTSFNSYQTADTSPAISEQKLGHLNSPDESSSELRIRRPTSADRLTMRPFSPPSPPPLLRTRSDGPSIAVLPSSNTPRNSVPLPNSAPADIHVPSPSWVNTLADANNILNAFCSQQIYSNLYNPNYTSSDNESGDDQRRELTLPIDVASYPLRIELSGNQDKGKVKKLEYGAAHPGTIPTSEHLESPGFIPLGFKGLKPGLGGDGDEDRHCGTVSEGISDTDDNNIPTLIPSTSTLPPAPPPTVSRSRSSSRSFPSTLLNHDVPPVPPLPPFALLGSRARAASSPRTAAVPFGSSMVVDQRSLLTPTPTNSYTPLPATPSSASMSMSTSISSSNASPSSGVPDHTVTFQSRSRNVSPQPGHSSAPEKLRQRSISESGGGSSSGAGSNSRGRFASGLAQALRKTPPSISSGRGIEHIKPAKRRPRPKYTFAFVGSGGCGKTVLIEKGSKAANSRYKPQVTLKTVRYGDTDMTFEMREAYVLVDKAHVGYPIHAIEFNSAPFIKALETGTQFWPSGMPEVDGVVLCYDASAEGNGQGSFDYIVRLTAAFAALHYPIIWVACKSDWIRPTKKDGQPASPRILPAGIVPPQQVFILAGAEHTGLIEVTKTSQHGKEQMRNMMTWMYKAVGRARRSREDGEKNQEYHNHASPDVFNRKPNSSRPPPITIPTQSALGSVPAVLPHPPSPVSSPPKSPVSPSLLIPQRTTRARSMSDLLSQAARDQVTEASAAILRKASATVNPMILPRPTYESVMSPIDIPKEPDTNSRAPSGDAPKLSGGTSVVVLQSKYAPDPFAFATLDQLIARLLWGNETDPNNLAFRAAFALSYRRFAAPRTILLSIIRFIRGSDSDGRARAVDILADYLHHWVHKYPTDFAAPGAIPPLETLIRVLKENGFHECAKDLDQLLPMLNTLKDDATDWAKPTTDFTECSDSDTERDPDSRPNSSEIQSLSSSPPLGVLVSTTTVIESTSPLVVGDEPPTTGRRLSPVAPLVTGLSETEEQELRRVGKLILRLEPEEVAQEITRVDHELFMSIQPRDWLRHAYTTRRDRDPAVHALDQIAHRFERLGFLVDSLILVCPKLHDRGRMFEYFLRVALIVRSYNNFAALHSIVAALDKIYSGEEGEGIESYIQSSDINWNKWLRRVESNTLLGLHLSINTTRSLRVLILKSNGTAYKTALKHTTQPLIPTMAIHTSDLVRVMSNRDYKEDAPTLIHWGKFQIIAKIVNQMIELQGRLRATNIYSFPDRPHIASLLNDPKTMTEEMIVLKTFPSSATETNVGRTGTWGARVLRKVFSDR from the exons ATGTTCAACGCGAAACTGAGTGGAGGGTTCCAGGGGCGG GAACGCTCCGAGAGTGCCTCGAGAGTGAACACACCAACTCCTGGGAACGTTGGAAGCGACTCTTCGTTATTTCGCCGGTCGCTGGTACCAAACTCAGCCAACAGCACGATTAACCTACCAGGATATGAATCTAGTAACGACACGGAACTCGAAGAAGGGGGAGAAGGCCCAGCCACAGTATTTACGTCTTTCAACAGTTACCAGACTGCCGACACATCTCCAGCTATTAGCGAGCAAAAATTGGGTCACCTGAACTCCCCTGATGAGTCTTCGTCCGAACTCAGAATTCGCCGTCCCACATCTGCCGACAGACTCACTATGCGGCCGTTTAGCCctccttctccccctccgcTACTCCGTACTCGTTCTGATGGCCCTTCAATTGCGGTTCTTCCTAGCTCTAACACACCCAGGAACTCAGTTCCTCTTCCCAATTCTGCACCTGCGGATATCCACGTACCATCGCCCTCGTGGGTCAATACATTGGCGGATGCCAACAACATTCTAAACGCATTCTGCAGTCAGCAGATTTACTCAAACCTTTAT AATCCTAATTATACTAGTAGCGATAATGAGAGTGGGGATGATCAACGACGCGAGCTTACTCTCCCAATTGATGTTGCGTCTTATCCCCTTCGTATAGAATTATCTGGCAATCAAGATAAAGGGAAAGTAAAAAAACTGGAATATGGAGCAGCTCATCCTGGCACGATTCCAACATCTGAACACCTTGAATCGCCCGGATTCATACCGCTCGGCTTCAAGGGGCTCAAGCCTGGCCTAGGGGGCGATGGAGACGAAGATCGGCATTGTGGGACGGTATCTGAAGGAATCTCAGACACCGATGATAACAACATACCTACACTGATACCCTCAACATCTACTCTTCCCCCTGCACCCCCACCAACCGTTTCCCGTTCCCGTTCATCGAGTCGGTCATTCCCTTCGACTCTACTTAATCATGACGTACCGCCAGTCCCACCTCTTCCACCCTTTGCGTTGCTCGGCTCTCGGGCTCGCGCGGCATCATCTCCGAGGACAGCAGCGGTTCCATTCGGTTCTTCGATGGTCGTAGATCAGCGTTCCCTTTTAACTCCTACACCTACGAACTCCTACACACCTCTTCCGGCTACTCCGTCTTCAGCAAGCATGAGTATGAGTACGAGTATAAGTAGCAGCAATGCGAGCCCCTCTTCAGGTGTTCCAGACCACACCGTTACTTTTCAATCTCGCTCACGCAATGTGTCGCCACAACCGGGTCATTCATCAGCACCTGAAAAGTTACGTCAACGCTCAATATCTGAGTCTGGTGGTGGCAGTAGCTCTGGAGCTGGAAGTAATTCACGAGGGCGTTTTGCCAGCGGTCTAGCACAAGCTCTTCGCAAGACCCCGCCCAGTATTTCATCTGGGCGAGGAATTGAGCATATAAAGCCTGCAAAACGTCGCCCCCGGCCCAAATACACATTTGCatttgttggctctggtGGGTGCGGGAAGACGGTGCTCATCGAGAAAGGGTCCAAGGCGGCAAATTCTAGGTATAAACCACAGGTTACGCTTAAAACCGTCCGTTATGGAGACACCGACATGACTT TTGAGATGCGTGAAGCCTATGTTCTTGTCGACAAGGCCCACGTAGGCTACCCTATCCATGCGATTGAATTCAATTCGGCGCCATTCATTAAGGCGCTAGAAACTGGGACTCAATTCTGGCCGTCTGGGATGCCTGAAGTTGATGGTGTGGTCCTATGCTACGATGCATCCGCTGAAGGCAATGGACAAGGGAGTTTTGACTACATAGTCCGATTGACTG CCGCGTTTGCAGCCCTGCACTACCCAATCATCTGGGTAGCGTGCAAAAGCGATTGGATCCGCCCAACTAAGAAAGATGGCCAGCCCGCATCTCCTCGCATCTTACCAGCGGGAATTGTGCCGCCACAACAAGTATTTATCCTAGCTGGTGCTGAGCACACTGGTCTGATTGAAGTCACAAAAACTTCCCAACATGGCAAGGAGCAAATGCGCAACATGATGACATGGATGTACAAGGCGGTTGGACGAGCACGTC GTAGCCGAGAAGATGGAGAGAAGAACCAAGAATACCATAATCATGCATCTCCTGATGTATTCAATCGAAAACCCAACTCATCCAGGCCTCCGCCAATtaccattccaacccagtcAGCGCTTGGGTCTGTCCCTGCTGTGCTCCCTCACCCACCTAGCCCAGTATCTTCTCCCCCAAAATCTCCAGTCTCTCCTTCATTGCTGATTCCTCAGAGGACAACTCGTGCACGCTCTATGAGTGACCTCCTAAGCCAGGCTGCTCGTGATCAAGTCACTGAAGCTTCGGCGGCAATTCTTCGTAAGGCTAGTGCAACTGTGAATCCCATGATTCTGCCGCGGCCGACATATGAATCTGTCATGTCACCAATAGATATACCAAAGGAGCCAGATACGAATTCTCGCGCTCCGAGTGGTGACGCCCCTAAGCTGAGTGGAGGCACGAGCGTTGTTGTATTACAATCCAAGTATGCGCCGGATCC GTTTGCATTCGCAACTCTGGATCAACTGATAGCCCGCCTATTATGGGGGAATGAAACCGATCCTA ACAACCTGGCCTTTCGTGCCGCTTTTGCACTCAGTTATCGCCGGTTTGCCGCGCCTCGTACTATCCTCTTGAGTATAATTCGATTTATTCGAGGGAGCGATAGTGACGGTCGGGCGCGTGCGGTTGATATCCTTGCCGACTACTTGCATCATTGGGTGCATAAATATCCAACAGATTTTGCTGCTCCTGGGGCGATTCCACCTCTGGAGACTTTAATTCG TGTACTGAAAGAGAATGGCTTTCATGAGTGTGCGAAAG ATTTGGATCAGCTTCTCCCCATGTTGAATACCCTCAAAGATGATGCTACTGACTGGGCAAAGCCAACGACAGACTTTACAGAGTGTTCGGATTCAGACACGGAGCGCGACCCCGACAGCCGACCAAATAGCTCTGAGATCCAATCCCTGTCCTCCAGCCCGCCTCTTGGCGTACTGGTTAGTACAACAACGGTGATAGAGTCCACTTCACCACTGGTAGTAGGGGATGAACCTCCCACAACTGGCCGCCGGCTTTCACCAGTGGCCCCATTGGTAACAGGATTATCAGAGACAGAGGAGCAAGAACTCAGGCGTGTGGGAAAGCTCATCCTGAGGCTAGAACCTGAAGAGGTTGCCCAAGAGATTACAAGAGTTGACCACGAATTGTTCATGTCAATCCAG CCACGGGACTGGCTTCGACATGCATATACAACGCGTCGTGACCGTGATCCTGCGGTTCATGCGCTAGACCAAATAGCTCATCGATTTGAGAGGCTGGGGTTCTT AGTTGACTCGCTGATTCTTGTGTGCCCTAAGCTTCACGACCGTGGACGTATGTTCGAGTATTTTCTTCGAGTAGCATTAATTGTTCGTAGTTACAATAACTTCGCCGCACTGCACTCAATCGTCGCGGCATTGGACAAGATATACAGTGGTGAAGAGGGGGAGGGCATTGAATCTTACATTCAAAGTAGTGATATCAATTGGAATAAATGGCTCAGGCGAGTTGAAAGTAACACTCTACTCGGTTTACACTTATCAATCAACACCACCCGTAGCTTACGCGTGTTGATTCTCAAGTCAAATGGCACCGCATACAAAACCGCGCTCAAACACACAACCCAGCCCCTTATTCCGACGAT GGCAATTCACACGAGCGACTTAGTTCGCGTCATGTCAAACCGTGATTACAAGGAAGATGCTCCGACTCTCATACAC TGGGGAAAATTCCAAATTATCGCAAAAATCGTCAATCAAATGATAGAGCTTCAAGGCCGCCTACGCGCCACGAATATCTACAGCTTTCCAGACCGCCCTCACATCGCATCGCTGCTCAACGATCCGAAGACTATGACTGAGGAG ATGATTGTGTTAAAGACTTTCCCTAGTAGTGCGACTGAGACCAATGTGGGACGTACAGGAACGTGGGGCGCTCGTGTCCTCCGAAAAGTATTCTCTGATAGATGA
- a CDS encoding NADH pyrophosphatase I of the nudix family of hydrolase produces MLCQVLLGVEITQRLSHAPLPRISTRPSSPRSTKLLANTIIPLLLLAAILDINDQHPSVHFYGGNSLNRLSWLRSNSRFVSGLFANPTTRCVIFRNGDPLVVAHSQNGGPSITLAKVPPGELRTVLGEEPLFGQGQHPGEIAAEDIKVLQSARWRGPNLVFLGVEEPSAELSTPKHPEDVRGTPYFALDATDISTDDLFGVLSVSESQRLEFAEPRSATAKLSSFDASLFALARTMIDWVGRRKFCTACGSRTYPLWAGWKLSCTSVLPWAENQGKPPCPSSSGLNNYMHPRTDAVVITAVLDETGDRILLGRNKKFPSAFYSTLAGFLEPGESFEDAVKREIWEESGVRVHAVRYHSGQPWPYPANLMIGCYASADSSQTIRTDLDNELEDAKWFTREEVLAVLAHPDGTNIRRREYKNFDEAQDHSAKSATAAGSIDPQPLNDQPPFRVPPRSAIAGVLISQWAKGEVPGLSLNNGSTTSPKGKI; encoded by the exons ATGCTTTGTCAGGTTCTACTTGGAGTGGAAATAACACAACGGTTATCCCATGCCCCTTTACCGAGGATATCTACTCGTCCCTCGTCTCCGCGTTCTACCAAACTCCTCGCAAACACGATCATTCCATTACTCC TGCTCGCCGCGATACTAGATATTAATGATCAACACCCAAGCGTCCATTTCTACGGCGGAAACTCGCTGAATCGACTTTCATGGCTTCGCTCCAA TTCTAGATTTGTTTCGGGGCTGTTCGCCAATCCAACTACTCGCTGTGTGATCTTTCGCAACGGAGATCCACTAGTCGTTGCCCACAGTCAGAATGGGGGGCCAAGCATTACACTTGCCAAGGTTCCCCCGGGTGAACTACGGACTGTGCTGGGAGAGGAGCCGCTCTTTGGCCAGGGGCAACATCCGGGAGAGATCGCCGCAGAGGATATCAAAGTGCTCCAGAGTGCACGTTGGCGAGGTCCGAATCTCGTCTTCCTAGGCGTGGAGGAACCATCTGCCGAGTTGAGCACCCCTAAGCATCCGGAGGACGTTCGGGGAACGCCGTATTTTGCGCTGGATGCAACCGATATCTCGACCGATGATCTCTTTGGTGTCCTCAGCGTTTCGGAATCTCAGCGGCTGGAATTTGCTGAACCTAGGAGTGCGACCGCAAAATTGTCCAGTTTTG ATGCGAGCCTATTTGCTCTTGCACGTACGATGATCGATTGGGTTGGTCGACGCAAA TTTTGTACAGCATGTGGATCACGAACATATCCTCTCTGGGCAGGTTGGAAGCTGAGTTGTACCTCGGTCCTACCTTGGGCCGAGAACCAGGGAAAGCCCCCTTGTCCCTCTTCCTC CGGCTTAAACAACTACATGCACCCGCGCACTGATGCGGTGGTTATCACTGCTGTATTGGATGAAACCGGGGATCGAATACTGCTGGGTCGGAAT AAAAAGTTTCCTTCAG CATTTTATTCAACCTTGGCTGGGTTTTTGGAACCCGGGGAATCGTTTGAAGATGCTGTGAAACGTGAAATTTGGGAGGAGAGTGGGGTACGGGTACATGCGGTCCGATATCATTCTGGCCAACCCTGG CCTTACCCAGCAAATCTGATGATTGGATGTTATGCGAGCGCAGATTCTTCCCAAACAATACGCACTGATCTAGATAATGAACTAGAAG ACGCCAAATGGTTTACTCGCGAAGAGGTGCTAGCAGTGCTTGCTCATCCTGATGGCACAAATATCAGACGTCGCGAGTACAAGAATTTCGATGAGGCGCAAGATCACTCTGCGAAGTCAGCCACTGCGGCCGGTTCGATTGATCCACAGCCTCTCAATGATCAACCACCGTTTCGGGTTCCTCCTCGAAGTGCCATTGCAGGTGTATTGATATCTCAGTGGGCAAAAGGTGAAGTACCCGGGCTCAGCTTAAACAACGGTAGCACCACGTCACCAAAGGGAAAGATATAA
- a CDS encoding DEAD/DEAH box helicase translates to MAPDYVMTIESDDEGGIEGDGPTIDPGFSFDVAGGALTGAGDAWDSADVVHSGSKPEPISVDDIIARRKLRAQAEGSLKRKRHEADQDQDTSDEEASQGESSGEELSSDNDSAFGGAVEEAHHDEDDPLSDSDSSNGPASEAEGDDTGSQSDSDADSDVETPAQKAAKAAYFAPSPTDAQVHTSFTSMNLSRPLLRALTSAGFNSPTPIQAATIPVALLGKDVVGGAVTGSGKTAAFIIPILERLLYRSRDAHTRVLVLVPTRELAVQCHAVAEKLGTFTDVRCALIVGGLSLKAQEATLRTRPDLVVATPGRLIDHLRNSRSFALDALDVLVLDEADRMLSDGFADELKEIVQSCPTGRQTMLFSATMTDDVETLIRLSLRHPVRLFVDPSKQTARGLVQEFVRVRAGKEAERPALLVALCQRTARKGVIIFFRSKKLAHQFRVVFGLCGLKALELHGDLTQEQRLNALTKFRSGEADYLLATDLASRGLDIRGIETVINYDMPGQIEQYVHRVGRTARAGKKGRSITLVGEADRKMLKAAIKRSEADKIRHRVVPSEVVASVVEKLEELKGEVEEVLKEEKEEKLLRTAEMELKKGQNMITHEEEIFGRPKRTWFQTDKEKEKAAAISKQQYEKGFTSNVDLGKKDNKSKDKDEDKPKRDKFSGLTRRAKRRKLAREADAEFNDQHATDAAIRSAKRAQRPGKIGEPVKKFDPKAGKKKSKSKIRKVGFDRDLADRGSAQAREGMRAKKGEGIKALKPKQSKGAGKKAAAGKRR, encoded by the exons ATGGCCCCAGACTATGTGATGACAATCGAGTCTGACGACGAGGGGGGCATAGAGGGCGATGGGCCAACTATTGACCCGGGGTTTAGCTTTGATGTTGCCGGAGGCGCTTTGACCGGAGCGGGCGATGCTTGGGATAGCGCCGACGTAGTGCACAGCGGATCCAAGCCG GAGCCCATATCAGTAGACGACATTATAGCGCGGCGCAAACTCAGGGCCCAGGCGGAGGGCAGCTTGAAGCGCAAGCGACACGAGGCAGACCAAGACCAAGACACCAGCGACGAAGAGGCCTCCCAGGGGGAGAGCTCGGGGGAAGAGTTGAGCTCGGACAACG ATTCTGCCTTTGGCGGTGCCGTGGAGGAAGCCCACCACGATGAGGATGACCCCCTGTCAGACTCGGATTCGAGCAATGGCCCAGCCTCAGAGGCAGAGGGCGATGACACTGGCTCTCAATCTGACTCGGATGCCGACTCGGATGTCGAAACCCCCGCCCAAAAAGCTGCCAAGGCTGCATACTTTGCACCATCTCCTACAGACGCACAAGTACATACATCATTCACAAGCATGAACCTATCTCGACCCCTCCTCCGTGCCCTGACTTCAGCCGGGTTTaactcccccacccccatccAAGCTGCTACTATACCAGTTGCACTTCTCGGTAAGGATGTGGTAGGTGGTGCAGTCACAGGCTCAGGTAAAACCGCCGCATTTATCATCCCTATTCTCGAGCGACTTTTATACCGATCCCGCGATGCTCATACCCGCGTACTCGTACTCGTGCCTACTCGTGAACTTGCTGTTCAGTGTCACGCTGTCGCTGAAAAGCTTGGGACGTTTACCGATGTTCGATGCGCACTCATCGTCGGTGGTCTTTCCCTCAAAGCACAGGAAGCCACATTACGAACTCGACCTGACTTGGTTGTGGCTACCCCGGGTAGACTGATTGACCACCTGCGTAACTCTCGTTCTTTTGCACTGGATGCATTAGACGTACTGGTGCTGGACGAAGCAGACCGAATGCTCTCGGACGGCTTCGCGGACGAACTCAAAGAGATTGTTCAGTCTTGTCCAACAGGTCGCCAAACCATGCTATTTTCGGCAACTATGACTGACGACGTGGAAACACTCATTCGCCTCTCCCTCCGACACCCCGTTCGACTCTTTGTCGACCCGTCTAAACAAACCGCCCGTGGACTCGTTCAAGAATTCGTCCGTGTACGCGCAGGAAAAGAGGCCGAACGTCCAGCTTTGCTCGTCGCTCTTTGCCAGCGCACCGCTCGAAAAGGTGTCATCATTTTCTTCAGGAGCAAAAAATTGGCACATCAGTTCCGGGTCGTGTTTGGGTTGTGTGGGTTAAAGGCATTGGAACTGCATGGAGATCTAACACAAGAGCAG CGTCTGAACGCGCTCACCAAATTCCGCTCAGGCGAAGCCGACTATCTTCTAGCTACCGACCTTGCATCGCGCGGTTTGGACATCAGAGGCATCGAGACAGTCATCAACTATGACATGCCAGGTCAAATCGAGCAATATGTCCATCGTGTGGGCCGAACAGCACGTGCGGGAAAGAAAGGACGGTCAATTACACTGGTGGGCGAGGCAGATCGGAAGATGCTCAAGGCAGCGATCAAACGCAGTGAAGCTGACAAGATCAGACATCGCGTCGTACCGAGCGAAGTCGTGGCCTCAGTTGTGGAAAAATTGGAGGAGCTCAAGGGAGAGGTCGAGGAAGTCCTCAAAgaggaaaaggaagaaaaatTG TTGCGGACTGCAGAAATGGAATTAAAAAAGGGCCAGAATATGATCACCCACGAAGAAGAGATATTCGGCCGACCCAAGCGAACGTGGTTCCAGACtgacaaggaaaaggaaaaggcagCTG CGATTAGCAAGCAGCAATATGAAAAAGGGTTTACTTCAAACGTGGACCTTGGAAAGAAAGATAACAAATCCAAGGATAAAGATGAAGAC AAACCTAAACGTGACAAATTCTCTGGCCTTACTCGGCGTGCAAAGAGACGCAAACTTGCACGGGAGGCTGATGCCGAGTTTAATGATCAGCATGCAACTGATGCAGCGATCCGGAGCGCCAAACGAGCCCAGCGACCGGGGAAAATTGGTGAACCAGTCAAGAAATTTGACCCCAAGGCAGGCAAAAAgaagtccaagtccaagatTCGTAAGGTTGGGTTTGATAGAGATTTGGCAGATAGGGGAAGTGCCCAGGCAAGAGAAGGAATGAGGGCCAAAAAGGGTGAGGGTATCAAAGCATTGAAACCCAAGCAATCCAAGGGAGCAGGCAAAAAGGCGGCCGCGGGCAAGCGCCGTTGA
- a CDS encoding WD40 domain-containing protein: MALGDSAFGVHGTFGVAAGSKLLSGACCPTMDLVAILSGERLALWRMQGGSVWTADVHNVIDIEWSPDGRVILCVHQPPRATLWSVHDGKQIGELLVPNTVTRITGVWWVEPDEQPPIDELGDLMKRGPNTPGSAHSLLARLPLLEPYKDPLPAKPNPLGAPITFGLPDPKPTQDWRTPLPVVQRIQSLPPSPISASLAPTDRVPTRNKPTSSTTKDEQVDPNRGTLVVIADSNGLVHLFLDGSYAVGEVRVYPSTTAVRISGLSKRGSITSFGVYGSGLTSSMTRSTSLASTLVHVPLATTPETHKVARASSTLKALLEYIHLGVEELEIIWCGRAKDGRGGVKDLGSFWAKIILEKERAHAGRKYSPSFDSY, encoded by the exons ATGGCTCTTGGGGACTCTGCGTTTGGTGTACACGGTACTTTCGGGGTTGCTGCGGGCTCGAAACTGCTATCGGGGGCTTGTTGCCCTACTATGGACTTGGTGGCTATTCTATCTGGGGAAAGACTAGCTCTCTGGCGCATGCAGGGCGGGAGCGTGTGGACCGCCGACGTGCACAACGTGATCGACATCGAATGGAGCCCAGACG GCAGAGTTATCCTCTGCGTTCATCAACCACCCCGGGCCACCCTCTGGTCTGTACATGATGGCAAGCAAATCGGCGAACTACTCGTCCCCAACACCGTTACTCGTATCACCGGCGTCTGGTGGGTTGAACCAGATGAACAACCGCCGATCGACGAACTTGGAGACCTTATGAAAAGAGGTCCCAATACT CCGGGCTCAGCCCACTCACTCTTAGCACGTCTGCCCCTCCTGGAGCCTTATAAGGATCCTCTTCCGGC AAAACCAAACCCACTAGGCGCACCCATAACCTTTGGTCTCCCCGACCCCAAGCCCACTCAAGACTGGCGTACGCCATTACCCGTCGTGCAAAGGATCCAGTCTCTACCCCCTTCGCCCATTTCAGCATCTCTCGCACCTACCGACAGGGTACCAACGCGGAATAAGCCCACAAGTTCGACAACAAAGGATGAACAAGTCGACCCGAACCGTGGCACCCTAGTTGTCATCGCAGACTCAAATGGGCTAGTCCATCTCTTCCTCGATGGAAGCTACGCCGTGGGCGAGGTGCGTGTTTACCCATCAACCACAGCCGTGCGAATTAGCGGCCTGTCCAAACGAGGCTCGATCACTTCCTTTGGTGTGTATGGGTCCGGCCTCACCTCTAGCATGACGCGCTCGACATCGCTGGCATCCACCCTCGTCCACGTACCTCTTGCGACGACCCCGGAAACACACAAGGTCGCACGGGCGTCGTCGACGTTGAAAGCATTGCTCGAATACATCCACCTCGGTGTCGAAGAACTGGAAATAATCTGGTGTGGTCGAGCGAAAGATGGGCGTGGGGGTGTGAAAGACCTTGGCTCATTTTGGGCAAAGATCATACTCGAGAAGGAACGAGCTCATGCCGGCCGTAAGTATAGCCCATCCTTTGATTCGTATTGA
- a CDS encoding anaphase-promoting complex subunit 4, with translation MGWSAAVGRYFPLRHPTIWIWGPLPLGGGYTFYISNPTYLLLFGRLRPRPCLPFYLYDRLQMIRFNSPLAPVKPVCSHMDGLSNNLRFGRIVLTPIMALCPTSIQRCMVPLRSGWDGDNPDILTIRSLGANRIYNLRGSICDLLTRSVARTILVQTDRPLCLHFGDHSGETVLSAPAILVITAMDDLGTCPNNAGCLVDTPFSPPCPG, from the coding sequence ATGGGATGGTCCGCCGCCGTCGGCCGGTACTTTCCACTCCGGCATCCCACAATATGGATCTGGGGGCCTTTACCACTTGGCGGTGGATATACCTTCTACATCTCCAACCCGACCTATCTTCTCTTGTTTGGACGACTTCGACCACGCCCCTGCCTCCCTTTCTATCTCTACGATCGACTCCAAATGATCCGGTTCAACTCTCCTTTGGCCCCTGTCAAACCGGTATGCTCCCACATGGATGGCCTGTCAAACAACTTACGATTTGGTCGAATTGTACTGACTCCTATCATGGCACTTTGCCCAACTTCAATACAACGCTGCATGGTTCCCTTACGATCTGGGTGGGACGGCGATAATCCTGACATTCTAACGATACGATCTCTTGGTGCGAATCGCATATACAATCTCCGGGGCTCTATCTGTGATCTTCTAACACGCTCGGTCGCTCGCACGATCCTGGTCCAAACTGATCGACCGCTGTGCCTACACTTTGGCGATCACTCGGGCGAAACCGTGCTTTCCGCTCCTGCCATACTGGTTATCACCGCGATGGATGATCTGGGAACCTGTCCAAACAATGCTGGCTGCCTGGTGGACACGCCCTTCTCGCCCCCTTGCCCTGGTTGA